A single Vulpes lagopus strain Blue_001 chromosome 3, ASM1834538v1, whole genome shotgun sequence DNA region contains:
- the TYSND1 gene encoding peroxisomal leader peptide-processing protease, whose product MARQWGPSMRAAERAGCVVSASRAGQPAAGSWSCSGVIVSRGPDLVLCHGGIFTPFLRAGSAALTAAGAAFLRGDSCGDDLRLHVQWGPAAASPAGGAERGRAGLCTPQCAAPEPGPPARPRARPPQPPRPAELLLLLSCPAFRAHFARLFGGEAAEQWRFASAAPDDEVSEEEEEDQLRALGWFALLRVRRGAAAAAAAAAAEQEQEQEQEPEPEPEPEPEPAERGPAVAVAPLGAVPKGAPLLACGSPFGAFCPDIFLNTLSRGVLSNAAGPLLLTDARCLPGTEGGGVFAARPAGALVALVAAPLCWKAREWVGLTLLCAAAPLLRAARAALGRPGPGAPALAALLPPEVGAPWGLPLRAPGPPWAAAAVLVECGAVWGSGVAVAPRLVVTCRHVAPREAARVLVRAAPPKSAMIWGHVVFATQETSPYDIAVVSLEEELQGIPLPVPTEHFHEGEAVSVVGFGVFGQACGPSVTSGILSAVVRVDDTPVMLQTTCAVHGGSSGGPLFSTCTGDLLGIVASNTRDNNTGATYPHLNFSVPVTVLQPALQQYRQTGDLGGLRELDGAAEPVKVVWRLQRPLTQAPRSKL is encoded by the exons ATGGCGCGGCAGTGGGGGCCCTCCATGAGGGCGGCCGAGAGGGCCGGCTGCGTGGTGAGCGCCTCCCGGGCCGGGCAGCCGGCGGCGGGCTCGTGGAGCTGCAGCGGGGTGATCGTGAGCCGCGGCCCGGACCTGGTGCTGTGCCACGGGGGCATCTTCACCCCCTTCCTGCGCGCCGGCAGCGCGGCGCTCACGGCGGCCGGCGCCGCCTTCCTGCGCGGCGACAGTTGCGGCGACGACCTGCGCCTGCACGTGCAGTGGGGCCCGGCGGCCGCGAGCCCCGCGGGCGGCGCGgagcggggccgggccgggctgtgCACGCCCCAGTGCGCGGCCCCCGAGCCCGGCCCGCCGGCCCGCCCCCGCGCGCGCCCCCCGCAGCCGCCGAGGCCCGccgagctgctgctgctgctgagctgCCCCGCCTTCCGGGCCCACTTCGCGCGCCTCTTCGGGGGCGAGGCGGCCGAGCAGTGGCGCTTCGCGAGCGCGGCGCCGGACGACGAGGTgtcggaggaggaggaggaggaccagcTGAGGGCGCTGGGCTGGTTCGCGCTGCTGCGCgtgcggcggggcgcggcggcggcggcggcggcggcggcggccgagcaggagcaggagcaggagcaggagcccgagcccgagcccgagcccgagcccgagccggcGGAGCGCGGGCCGGCCGTGGCCGTGGCGCCCCTCGGGGCCGTGCCCAAGGGCGCGCCGCTGCTGGCCTGCGGCTCCCCGTTCGGCGCCTTCTGCCCCGACATCTTCCTCAACACGCTCAGCCGCGGGGTGCTCAGCAACGCCGCGGGCCCGCTGCTGCTCACCGACGCGCGCTGCCTGCCGGGCACCGAGGGCGGCGGCGTGTTCGCGGCGCGGCCCGCGGGGGCGCTCGTGGCGCTGGTGGCCGCGCCGCTCTGCTGGAAGGCCCGCGAGTGGGTGGGCCTGACGCTGCTGTGCGCCGCCGCCCCCCTGCTCCGCGCCGCGCGGGCCGCGCTCGGCCGCCCgggccccggcgccccggccctGGCCGCCCTCCTGCCGCCGGAGGTGGGCGCCCCGTGGGGCCTGCCCCTCCGGGCGCCCGGGCCGCCGTGGGCAGCCGCGGCCGTGCTGGTGGAGTGCGGCGCCGTCTGGGGCTCCGGAGTGGCCGTGGCGCCCCGCCTCGTGGTGACCTGCCGGCACGTGGCCCCCCGGGAGGCGGCCAGGGTCCTGGTGCGCGCCGCGCCCCCCAA GAGTGCCATGATCTGGGGACATGTGGTGTTTGCCACCCAGGAGACCTCTCCCTATGACATAGCGGTCGTGAGCCTGGAGGAGGAATTACAGGGGATCCCCCTGCCTGTGCCGACTGAGCACTTCCACGAAG GTGAAGCTGTCAGTGTGGTGGGCTTTGGCGTCTTTGGCCAGGCTTGCGGGCCCTCGGTGACCTCAGGCATCCTGTCAGCCGTGGTGCGGGTGGATGACACACCAGTGATGCTACAGACCACATGTGCTGTGCACGGCGGCTCCAGCGGGGGACCCCTCTTCTCCACCTGCACAGGAGACCTCCTGG GCATCGTGGCCAGCAACACCAGAGACAATAACACCGGGGCCACGTACCCCCACCTGAACTTCAGCGTTCCCGTCACCGTGCTGCAGCCGGCCCTGCAGCAGTACAGGCAGACAGGTGACCTGGGTGGCCTCCGGGAGCTGGACGGGGCCGCGGAGCCAGTGAAGGTGGTGTGGCGGCTGCAGCGGCCCCTGACCCAGGCACCCCGCAGCAAGCTCTGA